In a single window of the Nicotiana tomentosiformis chromosome 8, ASM39032v3, whole genome shotgun sequence genome:
- the LOC138897663 gene encoding uncharacterized protein, translated as MEKAKIFKERLKTTQRRQKSYLDVHHWDLEVKEDDWVFLKVSPMKGMMLFGKKGKLISRYVGPYRIIQRIGQVAYKLEVPPEMSLVHLMLHVSMLKKVLGDPSLIILVETIEVEEAIWETEEEMKKKYPHLLE; from the exons ATGGAGAAGGCTAAGATctttaaggagcggttgaaaactactcagagacgtcagaagtcctatttggATGTTCATCATTGGGATCTGGaagtcaaagaagatgattgggtattcttgaaggtttcccctatgaagggtatgatgttgtttggtaagaaaggtaaattgatttcgaggtatgtcggaccgtacagaatcattcagaggattggtcaagTGGCCTACAAGCTAGAAGTACCTCCAGAAATGTCTTTAGTGCACTTAATgcttcatgtatccatgttgaagaaggtgctTGGAGATCCGTCACTTATTATTCTGGTTGAGACTAtagag gttgaagaggccatttgggagaccgaggaagaaatgaagaagaagtaccctcatttgttggaGTAG